A single Zootoca vivipara chromosome 1, rZooViv1.1, whole genome shotgun sequence DNA region contains:
- the MAX gene encoding protein max isoform X1 translates to MSDNDDIEVESDADKRAHHNALERKRRDHIKDSFHSLRDSVPSLQGEKQQASRAQILDKATEYIQYMRRKNHTHQQDIDDLKRQNALLEQQVRALEKARSSAQLQANYSSSDNSLYTNPKGSTISAFDGGSDSSSESELEEPQSRKKLRMEAS, encoded by the exons GCTGACAAACGTGCTCACCACAATGCACTGGAACGCAAACGTAGGGACCACATTAAGGACAGTTTCCACAGCCTGCGGGACTCTGTGCCATCACTTCAGGGAGAGAA GCAACAGGCATCCCGGGCCCAAATCCTAGATAAAGCCACAGAGTACATCCAGTACATGCGTcggaaaaaccacacacaccagcAGGACATTGATGACTTAAAACGCCAGAACGCTCTGCTGGAGCAgcaag TTCGTGCCCTGGAGAAGGCAAGGTCAAGTGCTCAGCTGCAGGCCAACTATTCCTCTTCAGACAACAGCCTCTACACCAATCCCAAGGGCAGTACCATCTCCGCCTTTGATGGAGGCTCCGACTCCAGTTCAGAGTCTGAGCTGGAAGAGCCACAGAGCCGGAAGAAGCTTCGTATGGAGGCCAGCTAG
- the MAX gene encoding protein max isoform X2 yields MSDNDDIEVESDADKRAHHNALERKRRDHIKDSFHSLRDSVPSLQGEKASRAQILDKATEYIQYMRRKNHTHQQDIDDLKRQNALLEQQVRALEKARSSAQLQANYSSSDNSLYTNPKGSTISAFDGGSDSSSESELEEPQSRKKLRMEAS; encoded by the exons GCTGACAAACGTGCTCACCACAATGCACTGGAACGCAAACGTAGGGACCACATTAAGGACAGTTTCCACAGCCTGCGGGACTCTGTGCCATCACTTCAGGGAGAGAAG GCATCCCGGGCCCAAATCCTAGATAAAGCCACAGAGTACATCCAGTACATGCGTcggaaaaaccacacacaccagcAGGACATTGATGACTTAAAACGCCAGAACGCTCTGCTGGAGCAgcaag TTCGTGCCCTGGAGAAGGCAAGGTCAAGTGCTCAGCTGCAGGCCAACTATTCCTCTTCAGACAACAGCCTCTACACCAATCCCAAGGGCAGTACCATCTCCGCCTTTGATGGAGGCTCCGACTCCAGTTCAGAGTCTGAGCTGGAAGAGCCACAGAGCCGGAAGAAGCTTCGTATGGAGGCCAGCTAG